In Picosynechococcus sp. PCC 7002, the following are encoded in one genomic region:
- a CDS encoding SpoIIE family protein phosphatase has translation MKPAAEILLIDDDALSRKLVKHILIKANYRVIEAENGEQGISLFQERSPALILVDALMPELDGFDFCQIIREFPQGKDTPIMMLTSLGDNQSIDKAFQIGVSDFITKPIRTSVLLGRIQHMLKLVDTIQALRDSKKVYQTLVSSLQEVLFHLTPEGYITFVNPAWYQIMGYQPDETIGQNFLDFLHPKEKNHNQTKLQKVLGNSKIRAYKTRFITKLEEVRWVNIQISGKIDKKSLESSGIAGRLYDITKDFYNEKYRRLEHIINKIISRSDSTNLTIQYILQAISGNLGFSLAEFWLLDPQKQELKKTVHWHLKKYEIKSSNNVPDSFYLEDWMESIYDITSHISEIQSQQEILEVESTHQSSQIISFKYAQNCILNHSKETLGLMVFFDTKQQKRNDILSRGLEVLGKQIGQYLKRKQIEKELQQKNDLLQFELDQAAHYVESLLPHETLSKTHSSVQIETLFKPSNALGGDIFDYVWLDPENLMFYVLDVAGHGIKSSLLSVSILNILRQQDYTKMNLYEPEIVLGNLNRLFQINESGEDYFTIWYGVLNKKSNILKYASAGHPEAFLLTPNKQKADYEVQGLNSGNIAVGLFSNFPFISAEIEVTKESRLFLFSDGTYEFFINENKNIFGLQNWRQLILSYARSHSSPDLQFLFQQINHLNYDYELEDDCSIMEIIF, from the coding sequence ATGAAACCAGCCGCCGAAATCCTTCTCATTGATGATGATGCCCTATCCAGAAAGCTAGTTAAACATATTTTAATCAAAGCGAATTATCGAGTGATTGAAGCGGAAAATGGAGAGCAAGGGATCTCACTCTTTCAAGAGCGATCGCCAGCTTTGATTTTAGTAGATGCTTTGATGCCCGAACTTGACGGCTTTGATTTTTGTCAGATTATTAGAGAGTTTCCACAGGGCAAAGATACTCCCATAATGATGTTAACTTCCCTTGGAGATAATCAATCTATCGATAAAGCATTTCAAATAGGTGTCAGTGATTTTATTACAAAACCCATTCGCACTTCAGTCTTGCTTGGACGGATTCAACATATGTTAAAACTTGTTGATACAATACAAGCACTACGCGACAGTAAAAAAGTATATCAAACACTTGTAAGCAGTCTTCAAGAAGTTTTATTTCACCTTACTCCAGAGGGATATATTACTTTTGTGAATCCGGCTTGGTATCAAATCATGGGCTATCAGCCAGATGAAACAATTGGTCAAAATTTTCTCGATTTTCTTCATCCCAAAGAGAAAAATCATAATCAAACAAAGCTGCAAAAAGTACTAGGAAATAGCAAGATAAGGGCCTATAAAACTCGTTTTATTACGAAACTAGAAGAAGTTCGTTGGGTAAATATTCAAATTTCCGGAAAAATCGATAAAAAATCACTAGAATCATCCGGAATCGCTGGCAGACTATACGATATTACTAAAGATTTTTATAATGAAAAATATCGTCGATTAGAACATATAATTAACAAAATTATTTCCCGCTCCGACAGTACCAATCTAACCATTCAATACATATTACAAGCAATTAGCGGAAATTTAGGGTTTTCCCTTGCAGAATTCTGGCTATTAGATCCCCAAAAACAAGAATTAAAAAAAACTGTTCATTGGCATTTAAAAAAATATGAAATCAAAAGTTCAAACAATGTACCTGACTCTTTTTATCTAGAAGATTGGATGGAAAGTATTTATGATATTACATCTCACATCAGTGAAATCCAGTCTCAACAAGAAATCCTTGAGGTCGAAAGTACGCATCAATCTTCCCAGATCATTTCATTTAAATATGCTCAAAACTGCATCCTTAATCATAGCAAAGAAACGCTAGGCTTAATGGTATTTTTTGATACAAAACAACAAAAAAGAAATGATATTCTCTCAAGGGGTTTAGAGGTTTTAGGAAAACAAATTGGACAGTACCTCAAAAGAAAACAAATTGAAAAAGAACTACAACAAAAAAATGATCTGCTGCAATTTGAACTTGATCAGGCGGCACATTATGTAGAGTCACTATTGCCGCATGAAACCCTTTCTAAGACGCACTCCTCAGTACAAATTGAAACACTTTTTAAGCCCTCCAATGCTCTCGGTGGAGATATCTTTGATTATGTATGGCTTGATCCAGAGAACCTGATGTTCTATGTTTTAGATGTCGCAGGCCATGGCATCAAATCTTCGCTGCTTTCAGTATCAATTTTAAACATCCTACGTCAACAGGATTATACAAAAATGAATTTGTATGAGCCTGAAATTGTTTTAGGGAATCTAAATCGATTGTTTCAAATTAATGAGAGTGGTGAAGATTATTTCACTATCTGGTATGGTGTTTTAAATAAAAAATCTAATATCTTGAAATATGCTTCAGCGGGTCATCCTGAGGCTTTTCTTCTGACTCCAAATAAACAAAAAGCAGATTATGAAGTTCAAGGTCTAAATTCAGGCAATATTGCTGTAGGGTTATTTTCTAACTTTCCTTTTATATCGGCTGAAATTGAAGTAACAAAAGAAAGTCGACTTTTCCTTTTTAGCGATGGCACCTATGAATTTTTTATCAATGAAAACAAAAACATATTTGGGCTACAAAACTGGCGTCAGTTAATCTTGTCCTATGCTCGATCACATTCATCACCCGATTTGCAATTTCTTTTTCAACAAATCAACCATCTCAATTATGACTACGAGTTGGAGGATGATTGTTCAATCATGGAAATAATATTTTAA
- a CDS encoding calcium-translocating P-type ATPase, PMCA-type — MTIASPGDRHLPYAGLTAAQVQANRAEYGANVLTPPQRRPWWQLFLEKFTDPVIRILMIAAAIALAVGVLRGEYAEGLGIIVAILLATVVAFFNEFKANQEFALLNHVYDQVMVKVIREAQYHSLPSQDLVVGDIIYIEQGHEVPADAKILESVSLHIDQAKLTGESEPVNKSAQADPFQVEAEQSAYPFNCVYRSTIVTQGHGFCEVIAVGDRTEIGKLAQAVATVEDDPNTPLNQQLETLSKAIGVVGLTVALLTFNALLIRGLLTQELRLTGSQGYVMACLLGAIAMMSAPVWLPVLEDGQELLERLGKLPEVFAVPAPATLKNTPLMLLGGSLWLGGSLGYGVATHWLSPTVREWLPLDVGLALLNYFMVAVTIIVVAVPEGLAMSVTLSLAYSMRRMTAENNLVRRMHACETIGATTVICSDKTGTLTCNQMHVHETCIPGLVEAEPAQATHVRQVLAEAIAANSTADLEYATQALPTVIGNATEGALLLWLDQQNLDYLDYRYNFDLSSQGAFSAEKKYMTSLGKSPILQEEVLYVKGAPEVVLKRCDYQLSAGGVMPLTERAAIIKTLQDYQSRGMRTLGFAYRPLGDLKHFKITEIERHLVWLGFFAIIDPLRDDVPAAVKACLRAGIQVKIVTGDSPQTAREIGRQIGLWHQTEEVNFKALHLTGPEFAAMDDDTAREAVKSLKILSRACPLDKLRLVKLLQQSGEVVGVTGDGTNDAAALKQAQVGLAMGSGTAIAKEASDIILLDDSFSSIVNAVLWGRSLYENIQKFLLFQLTINVVALGTALLGPFIGIELPLTVTQMLWVNLIMDTFAALALATEPPNPEVLGRSPRQAEAFIITGAMAKQIAFLGCGFLVLMVGILEYEMRDGTINTYELSVFFAIFVFLQLWNLFNARCFGLSISAFTGLSKNPAFSAIIATIFIGQVAMVQWGSSAFRTVPLACRDWLWIIGGTSFVLWFGEIWRKVQGSSQ, encoded by the coding sequence ATGACTATTGCATCTCCAGGCGATCGCCATCTGCCCTATGCAGGGTTGACGGCCGCACAAGTTCAGGCGAATCGTGCCGAATATGGCGCCAATGTTTTAACCCCGCCCCAACGGCGTCCCTGGTGGCAACTTTTTTTAGAGAAATTTACTGACCCGGTGATTCGCATTCTGATGATTGCGGCGGCGATCGCCCTTGCGGTAGGGGTGTTGCGGGGCGAATATGCCGAAGGTCTGGGGATTATTGTCGCGATCTTGTTGGCTACCGTCGTTGCTTTTTTTAATGAATTTAAAGCGAACCAAGAATTTGCCCTCCTCAACCATGTTTACGATCAAGTCATGGTCAAGGTGATTCGCGAGGCTCAATATCACAGTCTGCCGAGCCAGGATTTGGTGGTGGGCGACATTATCTACATCGAACAGGGCCATGAAGTTCCCGCCGATGCCAAAATTCTTGAAAGCGTTTCCCTTCACATTGATCAAGCAAAACTCACGGGGGAATCAGAACCCGTTAACAAATCAGCCCAAGCGGATCCTTTCCAGGTAGAAGCCGAGCAGTCCGCTTACCCGTTTAATTGTGTCTACCGCAGTACCATCGTCACCCAAGGCCATGGTTTTTGTGAGGTCATTGCCGTTGGCGATCGCACCGAAATTGGTAAGTTAGCCCAAGCGGTGGCCACCGTTGAAGATGATCCCAATACGCCCCTCAATCAACAACTCGAAACCCTGAGTAAAGCAATTGGGGTGGTGGGTTTAACCGTAGCTCTCCTAACGTTTAATGCTCTGTTAATCCGGGGTCTCCTCACCCAAGAACTGAGGCTAACAGGCTCCCAGGGTTACGTGATGGCCTGTTTACTGGGGGCGATCGCCATGATGTCAGCACCCGTGTGGCTGCCGGTGCTCGAAGATGGCCAAGAACTACTCGAACGCTTGGGGAAGTTACCCGAAGTTTTCGCTGTTCCAGCCCCGGCGACCCTAAAAAATACCCCCTTGATGTTGCTTGGGGGTAGCCTCTGGTTAGGGGGGAGTCTCGGCTATGGTGTTGCTACCCACTGGCTGTCCCCCACAGTGAGAGAATGGCTCCCCCTAGATGTGGGGCTGGCCCTCCTCAATTACTTCATGGTGGCCGTGACGATTATCGTGGTGGCTGTGCCGGAAGGACTGGCCATGAGTGTCACCTTGTCTTTGGCCTACAGTATGCGCCGCATGACCGCCGAAAATAATCTGGTGCGGCGGATGCATGCCTGTGAAACCATTGGCGCAACCACCGTGATCTGCTCCGATAAAACCGGAACATTGACCTGTAATCAAATGCATGTCCATGAGACCTGTATCCCTGGGCTGGTGGAGGCTGAACCGGCGCAAGCCACCCATGTTCGTCAGGTGCTCGCCGAGGCGATCGCCGCTAACAGTACCGCCGACCTAGAGTACGCCACCCAAGCGCTGCCCACGGTCATTGGGAACGCCACAGAGGGAGCCCTTTTACTCTGGCTCGATCAACAAAACCTTGACTACCTCGACTACCGTTACAATTTTGACCTCAGTTCCCAGGGGGCATTTTCTGCCGAAAAAAAGTACATGACCAGCCTCGGCAAATCGCCCATTTTGCAAGAGGAAGTTCTCTACGTTAAAGGCGCTCCAGAAGTCGTACTCAAACGCTGTGATTATCAATTAAGTGCTGGTGGGGTTATGCCCCTCACCGAACGGGCTGCCATTATCAAAACGCTCCAAGACTACCAAAGCCGGGGGATGCGGACCCTGGGTTTTGCCTACCGTCCCCTGGGGGATCTCAAGCATTTTAAAATCACCGAAATCGAACGGCACCTGGTATGGCTTGGTTTTTTTGCGATTATTGACCCCCTGCGGGACGATGTCCCCGCCGCCGTTAAAGCCTGTCTCCGTGCCGGCATTCAGGTCAAAATTGTTACCGGTGATAGTCCCCAAACGGCGAGGGAAATTGGCCGACAAATTGGCCTCTGGCACCAAACAGAAGAGGTCAACTTTAAAGCCTTGCACCTGACGGGGCCAGAGTTTGCTGCGATGGATGATGATACTGCACGGGAAGCCGTGAAGTCCTTAAAGATCCTCTCCCGCGCTTGCCCCCTAGATAAATTACGCTTGGTGAAGTTGCTCCAACAATCGGGAGAAGTGGTTGGTGTGACGGGGGATGGGACGAATGATGCGGCGGCCCTCAAACAGGCCCAGGTGGGTCTCGCCATGGGGAGTGGTACGGCGATCGCCAAGGAAGCCAGTGACATTATTCTTTTAGATGATTCCTTTAGCAGCATTGTTAATGCGGTGCTCTGGGGGCGATCGCTCTATGAAAATATTCAAAAATTTCTTCTCTTTCAGCTCACCATTAACGTGGTAGCCCTGGGGACAGCCCTTTTGGGGCCATTTATTGGCATTGAGCTTCCCCTAACGGTGACCCAAATGCTGTGGGTCAATTTGATTATGGATACCTTTGCTGCCCTGGCCTTAGCCACGGAACCCCCTAATCCAGAAGTCCTAGGGCGATCGCCCCGTCAAGCCGAGGCATTTATCATCACCGGGGCCATGGCCAAACAAATTGCCTTCTTAGGGTGTGGATTTTTGGTGCTGATGGTAGGCATTTTGGAATATGAAATGCGCGATGGCACCATCAATACCTACGAGCTTTCCGTCTTTTTCGCGATTTTCGTCTTTCTGCAACTGTGGAATTTATTTAATGCCCGCTGTTTTGGCCTCTCGATTTCTGCGTTTACAGGGCTCTCGAAAAATCCAGCTTTTAGCGCGATTATTGCCACCATTTTTATCGGTCAAGTGGCCATGGTGCAGTGGGGAAGCAGTGCCTTTCGTACCGTCCCCCTGGCCTGCCGCGATTGGCTATGGATTATCGGAGGAACCTCTTTTGTGTTGTGGTTCGGGGAAATTTGGCGCAAAGTGCAAGGCTCGTCTCAATAA
- a CDS encoding sigma-70 family RNA polymerase sigma factor has product MPDQAVDHPTAISDRELVCLCQGKIGSIRGRRDRQSFRILYRRYHQKVRSTLYQLCGVALLDDLVQEVFLKAWQGLPRLKNPDYFATWLYRITWNVATDQRRRFAKQMTLITGLEAQIGAVTDPRPEGLGQIYYQDLVQRGLQSLSLEHRAVLVLHDLKDLPQKEVAEILGIPPGTVKSRLHHARRSLRQFLETQGVSL; this is encoded by the coding sequence ATGCCCGATCAAGCTGTTGACCACCCTACTGCCATTTCGGATAGGGAATTGGTTTGTCTTTGCCAAGGGAAAATAGGGTCTATTCGGGGGCGGCGCGATCGCCAAAGTTTCCGAATCCTGTACCGACGCTATCACCAAAAGGTACGGTCTACCCTGTATCAACTCTGTGGGGTGGCGCTCTTGGATGATTTAGTTCAAGAGGTTTTTTTAAAGGCCTGGCAGGGGCTCCCGCGCCTCAAAAATCCGGACTATTTTGCCACCTGGTTGTACCGCATTACTTGGAATGTGGCGACGGATCAACGGCGACGCTTTGCGAAGCAGATGACCTTAATCACAGGCTTAGAGGCGCAAATTGGTGCGGTGACAGATCCTAGGCCGGAGGGGCTGGGTCAAATTTATTATCAAGATTTGGTGCAACGGGGTTTGCAATCGCTAAGCTTGGAACACCGGGCGGTCTTGGTGCTCCATGATCTCAAGGATCTGCCCCAAAAGGAGGTGGCTGAAATTCTTGGGATTCCGCCAGGAACGGTGAAATCTCGCCTCCACCATGCCCGACGATCGCTGCGTCAGTTTTTAGAAACCCAAGGAGTCAGTCTATGA
- a CDS encoding transglutaminase TgpA family protein has translation MTSPSSQRLKPKSFADLVAQLRNFPKPQSEDSVLLRALVQLLVVVGIIATDVASEGNMIWFGWPISVLAVPLTLLGGVWSWQNRQKANVGAKFFIAIGMLGMLLLFFRNLYANLNDTRLVLAELLIQLQILHSFDLPRRKDLGYSMVIGLILLGVAGTVSQTLTFAPWLILFLAIALPVLVLDYRSRLGLAGLETLLWPQRSSARKGRADLLKNSPLSPKRLGAILGITLVLGLGLFSIMPRFPGYQLSTLPVSLPADAPENERFSPTNLSLVNPGYENPGGEGNENADGATFGNSPGTGAGTGEGSSPSEGQGELDKTQYYGFNSKINQNLRGEMEKVLVMRVRSQAPGFWRVMSFDRYTGQGWEVTNADDLQLTERSRWAGRFFLTPFIPNPVEKKKIIQSYTAVLSLPNIVPAMQYPTELYFPTAEIGQDPEGNLRSPLGLLEGLTYTVVSKVPYRNRTELAAAGTDYPPFVTEKYLDVPPEIKAEVRAVAEEILSQANSPITSPYEKALYLAQGLKQRFPQAQEIPFFADDEDLVEAFLFKYKGGYADHYATVLTIMLRSIGIPARFATGFDQGDFNPFTGYYLVHNTDAHAVTEAYFPGQGWFAFNPLPGYEVVPPSFEDSGAFGVLRSFWRWVAGWVPSPILGFFEGLWFTTLKILGYVISRLWGFVSSGLVGAITGAIAVAVASMGGWFVIKQIRNWFQRRRFARLPMMEQLYQQMLLLLQNKGHQKQRTQTPWEFLRTIQPQYRPETLEILTELTEAYVNWRYGEQPANTDYLRQQLKRLRRSFYRGQS, from the coding sequence ATGACATCACCCTCTTCCCAACGCCTCAAACCGAAATCCTTTGCGGATTTAGTGGCCCAATTGCGTAATTTTCCCAAACCCCAAAGCGAAGATTCCGTACTGCTGCGGGCCTTGGTACAGCTATTGGTGGTTGTCGGCATTATTGCGACGGATGTGGCTTCAGAAGGAAACATGATCTGGTTTGGCTGGCCGATCAGTGTTCTAGCGGTGCCCTTAACGCTCCTGGGGGGAGTCTGGAGTTGGCAAAACCGTCAGAAGGCGAATGTGGGGGCAAAATTTTTTATTGCCATCGGCATGTTGGGCATGCTGTTGCTCTTTTTCCGGAATCTGTATGCCAATTTAAACGATACGCGCTTGGTGCTGGCAGAGCTCCTCATTCAACTGCAAATTCTCCATAGCTTCGATTTGCCCCGCCGAAAGGATCTGGGTTATTCGATGGTGATCGGCCTTATTTTGTTGGGGGTGGCGGGCACTGTTTCTCAAACGCTAACCTTTGCGCCCTGGTTAATTCTATTTTTGGCGATCGCCCTCCCTGTTCTAGTTTTAGATTACCGTTCGCGCCTTGGCCTAGCTGGCTTGGAGACGCTCCTTTGGCCGCAGCGCTCCAGTGCCCGTAAAGGCCGCGCTGACCTCCTGAAAAATTCTCCCCTGTCGCCCAAACGCCTGGGCGCAATTTTGGGGATTACCTTGGTATTGGGCTTGGGACTCTTTAGCATCATGCCCCGTTTTCCTGGCTATCAACTCAGCACCTTGCCTGTGAGTTTGCCCGCCGATGCCCCTGAAAATGAACGTTTTAGCCCGACTAACCTTAGCCTCGTCAATCCCGGTTACGAGAATCCTGGCGGCGAAGGAAATGAAAACGCCGATGGTGCGACCTTTGGGAATAGTCCGGGTACTGGGGCAGGCACGGGTGAAGGTAGTAGTCCCAGCGAAGGTCAAGGGGAACTCGATAAAACTCAGTATTACGGTTTCAATAGCAAAATCAACCAAAATCTCCGGGGTGAGATGGAAAAGGTGCTGGTGATGCGGGTGCGATCGCAGGCCCCTGGTTTTTGGCGCGTGATGTCCTTTGACCGTTACACAGGCCAGGGCTGGGAAGTCACCAATGCCGATGATTTGCAACTCACGGAGCGTTCCCGTTGGGCAGGACGTTTTTTCCTAACGCCTTTTATCCCCAACCCAGTGGAAAAGAAAAAAATTATCCAGAGCTATACCGCCGTTTTGTCTTTGCCGAACATTGTCCCGGCGATGCAGTATCCGACGGAGCTTTATTTTCCCACGGCGGAGATTGGCCAAGATCCAGAGGGAAATTTGCGATCGCCTTTGGGACTTTTAGAAGGTCTAACCTATACCGTTGTTTCTAAAGTACCCTACCGTAACCGGACGGAATTGGCGGCAGCAGGGACAGATTATCCGCCCTTTGTCACCGAGAAATATCTAGATGTCCCCCCAGAGATAAAAGCGGAGGTAAGGGCCGTTGCCGAGGAAATTCTCTCCCAGGCCAATAGCCCCATCACTTCCCCCTACGAAAAGGCTCTCTATCTCGCCCAAGGGTTGAAGCAACGCTTCCCCCAAGCCCAAGAAATTCCGTTCTTCGCAGACGATGAAGATCTTGTTGAGGCCTTCCTGTTCAAATACAAGGGGGGCTACGCCGATCATTACGCCACAGTCCTCACAATTATGTTGCGCTCTATTGGGATTCCGGCTCGGTTTGCAACGGGATTTGACCAGGGAGATTTTAATCCATTTACGGGCTATTACCTCGTCCACAATACCGATGCCCACGCTGTCACAGAAGCCTATTTTCCTGGTCAGGGTTGGTTTGCGTTCAATCCACTGCCGGGTTATGAAGTTGTGCCGCCTTCCTTTGAGGATAGCGGCGCTTTTGGCGTATTGAGATCATTTTGGCGTTGGGTTGCGGGTTGGGTGCCGTCGCCGATTCTTGGCTTCTTTGAGGGGCTTTGGTTTACGACCTTGAAAATACTGGGATATGTAATTTCGCGGCTGTGGGGCTTTGTTTCCAGTGGCCTCGTTGGGGCCATTACGGGGGCGATCGCCGTTGCTGTCGCCAGCATGGGTGGTTGGTTTGTCATTAAACAAATTCGCAACTGGTTCCAACGGCGTCGCTTTGCTCGATTACCGATGATGGAACAGCTCTACCAACAAATGCTCCTGCTGCTCCAAAACAAAGGGCACCAAAAACAACGTACCCAAACTCCTTGGGAGTTTTTGCGGACGATTCAACCACAATATCGTCCTGAAACCTTAGAAATTTTGACGGAACTGACCGAAGCCTATGTCAACTGGCGCTACGGTGAACAGCCTGCCAATACGGACTACCTCCGGCAGCAACTCAAACGCTTACGACGTTCCTTTTATCGAGGTCAATCTTAA
- a CDS encoding Spy/CpxP family protein refolding chaperone, translating to MFKKQVLMASAVALSLTGEMAIADSTTKATHFTVAPAPVLMSQGDEQEADLVDRLDLSTAQRQQIQGIRANYRSQMGAKRAAIQQAKNTMRTLMRNSTTTRNQLEAQHRTITNLRQDLADLHFRQMLDIREVLTPAQRAELAQHMAQKRQGDRFQRWRSWFGWRQ from the coding sequence ATGTTTAAAAAACAAGTATTAATGGCTTCTGCGGTGGCCCTCTCGTTGACAGGGGAAATGGCGATCGCCGACTCAACCACGAAAGCCACCCACTTCACCGTTGCCCCAGCACCAGTCCTCATGAGCCAAGGGGATGAGCAGGAAGCAGATCTCGTTGATCGGCTTGACCTCAGTACCGCCCAGAGACAACAAATTCAGGGAATCCGCGCCAATTACCGTAGCCAAATGGGAGCCAAACGGGCAGCAATTCAACAGGCAAAAAATACCATGCGGACATTAATGCGCAATAGCACGACTACCCGCAATCAATTAGAGGCCCAACACCGTACCATTACAAACCTGCGCCAAGATTTAGCAGACCTCCATTTCCGGCAGATGTTAGACATTCGTGAAGTGCTCACCCCCGCCCAACGGGCAGAATTAGCGCAGCACATGGCCCAAAAACGCCAGGGCGATCGCTTCCAACGGTGGCGGAGCTGGTTTGGCTGGCGACAATAG